AGGGTGAGCACCTCATCCACCTGGCCGCGCAGGTGATAGCGCGGCGCAGAAAGGTAGACTTCAAACTCGCGCTTGACTACCCCCAGCTTCTTGCGCAAGTAGGCGCGGTTGCGAATTTGCTTCTGCCGGTGCACCTGCCGGCCCTGCACGACTTTGAAGCGCTTTGCCTCCTGTTGGGAAATGCCCAGTACATTCATGAAATAAATGTAGCGCGGGCAAAACAGGTATTCGAGTACCTCCGAAGGAGTGATGGTGACGCTGTCGCTTTCGAGCGTGGGCATGGGTGCTGCCTGCTGCAAGGTTGGTGGGGGAGATTCCTGGAGCGCGGGATGGTCACGCCCGCCTGTGCCAGGCCGGCAGTCTGCGCTCACAGGAACAACTCCCGAATTTCATTGGTGACCAGTTTTTTGTCAAACGCCTCGCCGAGCAGCCGCACTTTGGAGAAATCTTCCTTGCACATCGGAAAAATGTAAACCCGGTCGGTCTCCTCGTCGATGAGCGACTTGATTTTCAAGCCCAGTTCGTCGATTTCATTGGCGTTCAAATCGCCGAGAAAGACGGAATATTGCACGCGCATGATGCCGGCGCGCTGGCAGGTTTTGGCGACTTGCGTGCGCGGCTTGTCTTTGACGATGTCGTAGATGACCCAGGTGAGCATGCAAGTTGCAAGTTTGCAAGGGGCAAGTTCTTCTTTGTCTCCCCATTCCCCCATCCCGTTCATCTCCCATCATTCCGTTTCCGGTTCGCGTTCCAAATCGATCTTGAGCAGCTCCTGTGCGAAGGCTTGACAGTCGAACTGAATGATATTGCGCCGACTGATATTGCGGCCCTGGTGGCGGAGTGCGGCGTCCAGGCGCTCGTTGAATGCGGCGATCACCACTTGCTTGCCTTCTTTATTGAGCGTCATGCCGTTTTGAATTTTGTCGAACATCTCTTTTTTCACCTGGCGCTGGCTGAAAAGATAGACGGTGGTTTCTTCGGCCCAGATACGATAGGGCTCGATGAGGTCGAAGACCAGCGACTTTTTGTTGTAATTGTCGGCATGAAAGAAACCGAGATAGGGCTCGAGTCCGGCGAGCATGCAGCCGCGCTCGACCAGGCCATAGAGCACGCCGTAGCAGTAGTTGAGGATGCAATTAAACTCGTCTTTCGCGGGCTGGCGCGAGCGGCCGTGAAAGGGAAATTGTTCCGGCTGCACGAAGCTGAGTGCCTCGAAGTAAATGCGGCCGGCAGTGCCTTCGAGTCCGCGCAGGGAGTCGGCGGCGAGGGGCAAGGGGCAAGGCGCAAGGGGCAAATTGGAGGTGTTGGCCGAATCGGCTTGAGTAGGAGTGCTTTCATTTTTGATGTCAACGATTTTCAGCTTGTCGCGAATGACTTGGATTTGGCTGATATAAACGCCGAGCTGCTCCTGCTTGGCCGGGCGCTTGTTGGCGAGGGTGGTGAGAAAGTCGATTTGGTTGTCGAGCTTCTGCTGCACCCAGCGCATCGCATAGCCGAGGCCTTCGCTGCTGGTGCTGGCGACAAGCTGGCCGCGGCGAATGCGGGTGGTGGAGCCGAGCTTGGCATGCCAGAGCCGGCCAAACGGCGCGCCAAACTTGTCGAGAAACACGACGTCGATATTGTTCTCGACCGCGAGCTGCAAGGCCGCGGAGCTGAGCTTCACCGCCGAGCTGATGAGCATGCTCTCGACTTTCTTGGGCGAGACGAGCTTGCTTTCGTCTTCGACGGTGATGTGAAAGCAGCCGTCACGGATGCGCAGGTAGGCGCCGGGGCTGTTGAGAACGAGTTGCATGGGAGGCAAATGGCAAGGGGCAAGATGCAAGAAAGCAAACAGTTAAAATTGGTCTGTGCCGCAGCACCTTGGGAGGTGCCGGGTTTCAATTCTTGTTTTGGACGGCATTATCCTTCCGCTCGTTCCATCTCTCAATCTCCATCCTTGTTATGATCGAAATCAGCTCTACTTCCTAAAGTGACGCCCCAGTTCCGTGTTTTAATGCACTTTGTGCCTTGACGAGTGTGCCAACTGGTTAAGGGAGTCGCAATCCGGCATGGCGCGGCCGAAAGGAGGTGATGCCCTCTGAAACTATAGCGTAGCCCGTGGCTGAAGCTTGCGCAGGCTCGCTACGGGCCTTGTGGGGCAGTGCCGACGCTGCCCCTTTGTTTTTCAATCACTCAAAAAATCTCGGTGTGTTTGAGGCTCTCTTGCGCCGGTTTGGGCAATTGCAAACCCATTACTTCGTCGTAGGGTAAATCGACCCAGTAAAAGGACTCCAGCTTTTTTCCTTCGAATTCCAGTGGCATGGCGTTGCCCTGGCTGTGCAGGAGCTTGCGGCGCCAAAAGGGGATTTCGACGCTGTACATGGCGCGTTTGACGGGACTGGCAAAAAACTCGCGTTGCTCTTTCTTGCTGAAGCCGTACCAAATTCTTTGTGGAATGACCGGCACGCGCTCTTCTTTGATCCAGCGGGTTTCCAATTTTTCATCTTCGGCGCCGTGATCGAAAACATAACCCAGGCGGTGTTGTTGATGCTTGAAATCGCGTTCGGCTTCCTGATATTGCGATTGTGAGGAGAGATTGGTGGCGGCATACACTTCATTTACCCAATCCAGCAAATCCTGCTCGCTCATGCGACGCGGCGGCGTGAGCCGTTGCGACAGCGTTGCGGCGCTGCGCACGAGGATTTTGTCGACGCCGAATTTTTCCTGATAAACCTTGTGCGAAACCTCGTCGGCTGCCAACACGGTAATGGTGGCATTTTGCTTTTTGCGGGCGCGATTGCAGCGACCGGCGCGCTGCACCATGGCATCCGGCGGGCACAGCTCGCTGACGAGGTGATCGTAATCGATATCGAGACTAACCTCGACGATTTGCGTGGCGACCAGGCTGGTTTTGCTGCTGCTTTTTTCCGCTTTGAAAATGTCCTTTTCAATTTCGCGGCGATCTTTCTGCATGAATGCGGAGTGCAGCAGACGCACTGGCGCGTCGAACTCGCGCAATTGTTCGAATGTTTCCTGCGCGCCGCGCACGGTGTTGCGCACGATGAGAAAGCGCTCGCCCTGCATCCGGCGCGCGATTTTTCGCAGGAAGGATTTATCCGAGAAATCCGTATTGCCATGAAACTGCCATTGACCGCGCGCTTCGGCAAGCAGGCTGTGGTCTTGCACCTGCTGTGTTGCCGGAAACCAGTTTTCAAAAAGCCGGCGCAGCGGTTGCGGAAAAGTTGCCGAGAGCGCCAACACCGGCACGTGCAGCAAACGCAATTGCGGCGCAAATGCGCCGAGCAAACCCAGCGTGTACGGATCGAAGGCGTGCAGCTCATCGAGAATCACGGCAGATTGCGCCAGCGCATGATTGCGAAACACCCAATATTTACCGTGCAATCCGGCGAGGAGAAGTTGATCCAAAGTCGCGACCGTGATGGGAGGAAAGAAAGCGGCTTCGGACAGCACGTTTTGGCGCACCTCGCCATTATCTTCTTCGGACTCCCCTTCATTATCTTCGCGCAGCAGCTTGGCTTTGCTGTGGGCCAATCCGACGAGCGCCATTCCGAAAAGATCACTCAAGCGTTTGTGGATGGCATTGGCCGTGGTGGTCGTGGGCAGCAGATAGAGAATTTTGGAAAGATGCGGATGGTGGCGCATGCGGTTGAGCGCCCAAAGTATTGCGGCTTCGGTTTTGCCGCTACCCGTGGGCGCAATGCAATAGGCATAATCGTCCAAACCGGCTACGTGCTGTTGAAATTCGCGCCAGGAAATGTTGGCTGACTTGCTCGCCGCCGCGCTTTTCTTGGCGGTTTCGAGTTTTTCTTTCAGCCAGGTTTGCGGTTGATCTTGCGATTGAACCGGCGAAGCCGGCAGCTTGCCGAGGCCGTAGATTTCGCGGCGTTCCGCCGACGCCCACCAGTCACAAATTTGCAGATGCGCTTTGAAACTGGCGCCAAACCAACGGAGCAGAAAGCGCGCTTCGGGTGAATTGAAGTTTTGCAGGCTTTCGCGCAGCTTGTCTTTGCGGTCGACAAATTTGCCTGCCAAGCCATCTTGCGCCCATTTCGCACCTTCTTCCCAAAATCTCAACGGCAAATCGCGGCACGATTTCATGTCGTCGGTGAGATATGCGCTCACCCAATCCCATGCTTTGTTCTGCAATTGCGCCGGCTGCAACACGCCAAAAGCAGGTTTGAAGAGACGGGTGCGCTCGCGCTCGAACAACGTGTTGTCCAGCCGTTTGTGATGGCCCATCACCGCCACGGCTTCCCAGGGCAAATCGCACGGCAACGGGTTCATTGCTTGGGAGAGACGTTGCGCCAGGATCGCGGTGAAGGGCAAGCTCAGCAACTCGTGGCGAAAGTGCCAGTCGCGATTGACTGGTTTGTCATCGCGCGCGGCGCACATGTAAAGATGAAAGCCTTGATTGAGCTTGCCGATGTCATGCGTGGCGCAAGCCAGGCGCAGGCCGGCGTCGACACGCTTCATGAATGCCGGCAAATCCGCCGCAAACAGGCGCTGCGCAATCAGCAGCGTTCCGAGATGCGACCAATAATCTTGCGTCTGCGGCCACAATTCGAGATGTGCCTCCAGCACGCGCTGCACGTGTTGTCGATAGGTTTGGCGCGGCTTGGCGAGGGGTTCCTCGCTTGCGGGGAGAATCCAGAAATTCATATAATAGCTTCTCGCCATAAGCGTAGTCCTCGCCCCTTGTGGGCGAATGGTGTAGTCACGGAATTTTGCGGTGTGACTACGACCCACAAGGGGTCGCGACTACGAAGAACTGAACAGCCATTTGTCAAACGGCCCGAGCCACGGCAAGGCCAAAGCCTCGCCGGAGGGCCCGAGCTCGGTCTGCACACATGGGATTGGCTCCTGCAACTTCACGCTCGTCGTTAAGAAAGTGAACGGCGCGAAGGCCGCGGGCAAGCGCTCGCCTTTCTTGCCGATTTGCCAGGCGAGCGGCAGGTTCCAGCTATTGGGGCCAGCCACGGTTTCGAGCAGTGAGGTGTTTTTTAATGCTTCGGCTTCGATTTTGGCTTTGCCCCAGAGCGAGCCGGGCGCAATGCAATGATGCAAACGAACCGCCGGTTGCAGCGGCAGTTCATCCACAAACTCGGCGCGCATGACGGCAAGCAGATCGGCCGGCCCGGCGGAAATCGGATAATGCGGTGCATTCACCGCCTCGTGTAAAACCCGATCTTGTTCCGCCGTCGCGCATTGCACGACGATGCGACAGATGAGATCGACGTGCAATTCACGCAACAAGATGGTAGAGAATTCATTCGGTTTGATTTTGCCGCCGGCGCCGACTTTGCGGATGGTCATCAGCTCGTTGCCGCCGCCGTTGTATTTGCCGCCGATGCCGAGTCTGGGCTGGGCTTGCCGCAGCCAATGGTCGATGCCGGTTTCGTCCAAACCCATGGCCGCGCCGAGCATGCCGAGCACCGTCGTTGGGGGCGGCAACGGAAAACTGCGGTGATAATTGTGGTGCAACGGAATACGGAAACACGCCATGGGCGCGGAGAAATCTATGATGATGGGCATAACGTTCTCGTCAAATTATTGGTTCGTAGTAACTCCTTGAGGAGTCAACGCGTCTGGACGGGAGAATGCCTGAAGGCACCACTACGAACGCTTGATGTTCGTAATAACTCCTTGAGGAGTCAATTCGTCAGCACGAGAGGATGCCTAAAGGCATTACTACGAGCCATTATTCACTCAAACAATTTCGTCGTGATCCAGCCCGACATCTTCTCAAAAGCCTCGCCAACGGTCACCGGCTCGCATTCTTTGGGAATGAAGGGGCGATACTTTTCCGTGCCGCCAAAAATCTTCGAGACGATGATGTCTTTGCGGTCCGTCGCCGCTTCGGCCAAACCGTTGAGATTGAGCTTGCCGTCGCTGCCGATGAAAACTGCTTCGAGAAAGAGCGGCACTTTGGCGGTCATCAACGCGGCCGCCACGATTTTGGGCGTAAGATCGCCGAGAAAGCGGCTTTGCCGGCCCGAGAGCCAAAGATCGCGCGTGGCTTTCAACAACTTCTGAACGCGATCGACGCGCTTTTCAGGCTGGTCTTCTTTTCCTTTGGCATAGCCTTCATCGCAACCAATGCGATCCAACTCAACGAGCAACGTGCCACGGTAGAGGCCGCCGTCGATCTCCGTTTCAAACAAATTAGGTTTGCCGTCCACATCCATTTTTGAAAAGTTGGCGCCAAAATCGGTTTCGCCCTGCCACGGCGTAAGGCTCATCATGGGCGCGACGCGCACCGGCGCGGTGCGTTTGTTGGCGCTTTCCGCCTGGCCTTTGCGGGCGATCATGAAGCCGAAAAGATCGTCGTCGATGAACTCGGCCGGTTTGCCTTGGGTATGCGCGGTCTGTTTAGTGTCCTGACCTTCTTCCACATGCACCAGGCTCAGTTTTTCGCCCATGTCTTCCAGACGGTCACGCAACGCGCGGCGCACGGCCTGGCCGGAGATGTAAATGTATTGGCCGTCCTGGCGGGTGATTTTTTTCAAGCTTACGAGATTATCAGCTTCCTTGTCGCCGGCGTTGAAGGAGGCGAGGCTGGCTTCCGCAAGCCAGGTGATGGTGAGGCAATTGGGTTTTGCGGTGGGTTTCATGTTCAGGCTCCTTGTTTGGATTTGGCAAAACTCATTTTGTTGAATTTGTTCAGCGCGCTCAACAGACAAAAGCCGCGGAACTCATCGTAATTTTTTGGCGCCAGCAGGCCGGTGGTCAGTTCCTCCGGCACGGTGAGGCCAAAACGCTCTTGCAGCGTGTTGATCTCGCGCAGAAAATCCGGCAGCGTGAGCGCGCGGCGCAGCTTGTAGAGGCGGTTCTTGCGGCCATTGTCGTGTTGGTGCACGACGATGGCGACGTGCTCGCCCAACTCTTTCGCAGCTTTCAAGAATTGATCACGATTTTCGATCATGTCTTTGCTCCAAAATAATGGTTCGTAGATTTCGGCAAATTTTAGCAGCTCGGAAATCGATGCGGTTTTGCCCGACTCGCGGTTGATGGAGAACGCGTGTGTGACCAAAACCGGCAGCACGCGCTTTTTGCCGAGCAGATGGCGCAGCACCAACCGTCGCGTCAACAATGCCGGTGGTGTGCCGTCCTGGCCGCCGCGCTTGGTGTGTCGGGTCGGATCCCACAACTGCTGCAAAAAGCGGCTGAAGTTGAGTTGGACTTGCTGCCAATGCCGATCGTCGTTCTCTTCTGCATTTTCATTCAAAACGATTTCTTTTGCGTTGGGGTCGCGCACGTACATGCGGCTAAACAAACGCAAAAGATAAATGGGGTCTTGAAAAACCTCGCCGTGCTTGATGTCCCACTTGGCGCCTTTGTGTGCTTCGATCAAGAGAAACGCGGTAGGTGCGCCGTTGTTGATTTCTTCCGGCAAGGTGAAGAATTCGTAATCGCTGAAATTCTCCAGGGGCTCATCGTTGCGTGCTTGCAGGGTGAGATGAAAGAGCCGCTCGAAAAAGGCAATGAAGCGTTCTTCTGGCTCTTTAGAGAAGCGCAGGGCTTTGAGCTTGATCTCGAAATTGCCCTGCAAGCTCGGGTCCTCGTGGAGCATGGTTTGAAGATAGCGCACATTGCGCTGCAGGATTGTCAGGTCGCTGGCCACCGGCAGCGCGCCGATTAAATGTGGATCGCCGTGTCCGCCCTGCCAGAATGCGGCCACAGGCGCGAAGAGAGAAATGTAGGCTGTTTTCCAACCCACTTTTTCATTACCGCCCCAATCAGGAGTGAAATTGACATGACCGCTTTTGCCGACAGTGAAAGGGAAATTTTTCCCGTCGATATCAGAGAGAGCGCCGACTGCTTCTCCGGAAATACTGCACACGCCTTTGGTTTTGGCATCGACGGCCCACAGGTCAATATCAGGAATGCGCAAATTGGGCCGACCCCAGAGCATAACTTTGGTGCCGCTTTTCGGACGCGCTTTGTCCTTTTGCCACAAGCCAGATTCCAACAGAAAGCTGTCGAGCAGACTTTGCAGATCGCTTTTGAGGCCAGCTTTCTTTGCCCATTCGCGCGCTTGCGCCGGATCAAGCCGGGAAGTCTCCTGTCCCGTTTTGCCGTCACGATCTTTTTTTGAATCCCATGCCGGTCCTTCGTAGTCACGTGCCGCTGCATCGAACAACAGTGCAGCCAGGCCTTTGGGCAGAGATTTGCCAAAGCGTTGAAACTTGCGCTTATCCGGATCAAAGAAATAACCCGAAGATTCTTCCTGTTGTTTGGCGCTCGAGGCATTGTACCACTCTTCAACGAGCCGGCGGAATTGCGTTTCCAAAATGGCTTTGAGCGCCTCTTCTTCACCTTCCAGTTCGAGACGATCCGGCAACACGCGCAATGCCACCGCGGCCGGCACCTCAAGTTCGACGAATTGCGCAAACCCGATCATGCCGGCGTCAACCCACGGGTTGTGCGTTTGAGGAAATTTGAGAATCATCGCTTTTTCTCCTTAGTGAAAACCCGACGCCTAAAGGCGAAACTACGAACTTATTCCCGTAGCGCAGGTTTGCAGCCTGCGAGCGAGAACAACTTGGCAGCTTGCGCTACAAGGCCTTCATCGGCATGATAGTTTTTCCAAAGTAGTGCTCCTGTGATATACAACCTACCCCTGACAACTGCCGTCAGTTGAGTTATCCGCAACACCTCTGGCGAAGAATCGTCGGGTTGCCAATGCTGCCACGTTCCAACGCTCCGTCACTCCATTCTCTGGGTAATCACCACCCCATTCCCCCGGCTGGATTGCTTGCCGAGGCCCCACAGCGGCGGGGCGGAAAAGGTGATCTCGCCGTTGGCGGCGAAGCCGAGCAGCAGGCCGCTCTCCTCCTGCTTGGCGCGCACCGGCTCGGCGTGCCAGTTCTCGATACGGGCCTGCAATTGGGCGAGAATGCTGAGACCCAGGCCTTTGGCAAAAC
This genomic interval from bacterium contains the following:
- the cas5 gene encoding CRISPR-associated protein Cas5, whose protein sequence is MPIIIDFSAPMACFRIPLHHNYHRSFPLPPPTTVLGMLGAAMGLDETGIDHWLRQAQPRLGIGGKYNGGGNELMTIRKVGAGGKIKPNEFSTILLRELHVDLICRIVVQCATAEQDRVLHEAVNAPHYPISAGPADLLAVMRAEFVDELPLQPAVRLHHCIAPGSLWGKAKIEAEALKNTSLLETVAGPNSWNLPLAWQIGKKGERLPAAFAPFTFLTTSVKLQEPIPCVQTELGPSGEALALPWLGPFDKWLFSSS
- the cas2 gene encoding CRISPR-associated endonuclease Cas2; translation: MLTWVIYDIVKDKPRTQVAKTCQRAGIMRVQYSVFLGDLNANEIDELGLKIKSLIDEETDRVYIFPMCKEDFSKVRLLGEAFDKKLVTNEIRELFL
- the cas3 gene encoding CRISPR-associated helicase Cas3', translated to MARSYYMNFWILPASEEPLAKPRQTYRQHVQRVLEAHLELWPQTQDYWSHLGTLLIAQRLFAADLPAFMKRVDAGLRLACATHDIGKLNQGFHLYMCAARDDKPVNRDWHFRHELLSLPFTAILAQRLSQAMNPLPCDLPWEAVAVMGHHKRLDNTLFERERTRLFKPAFGVLQPAQLQNKAWDWVSAYLTDDMKSCRDLPLRFWEEGAKWAQDGLAGKFVDRKDKLRESLQNFNSPEARFLLRWFGASFKAHLQICDWWASAERREIYGLGKLPASPVQSQDQPQTWLKEKLETAKKSAAASKSANISWREFQQHVAGLDDYAYCIAPTGSGKTEAAILWALNRMRHHPHLSKILYLLPTTTTANAIHKRLSDLFGMALVGLAHSKAKLLREDNEGESEEDNGEVRQNVLSEAAFFPPITVATLDQLLLAGLHGKYWVFRNHALAQSAVILDELHAFDPYTLGLLGAFAPQLRLLHVPVLALSATFPQPLRRLFENWFPATQQVQDHSLLAEARGQWQFHGNTDFSDKSFLRKIARRMQGERFLIVRNTVRGAQETFEQLREFDAPVRLLHSAFMQKDRREIEKDIFKAEKSSSKTSLVATQIVEVSLDIDYDHLVSELCPPDAMVQRAGRCNRARKKQNATITVLAADEVSHKVYQEKFGVDKILVRSAATLSQRLTPPRRMSEQDLLDWVNEVYAATNLSSQSQYQEAERDFKHQQHRLGYVFDHGAEDEKLETRWIKEERVPVIPQRIWYGFSKKEQREFFASPVKRAMYSVEIPFWRRKLLHSQGNAMPLEFEGKKLESFYWVDLPYDEVMGLQLPKPAQESLKHTEIF
- the cas1 gene encoding CRISPR-associated endonuclease Cas1, whose amino-acid sequence is MQLVLNSPGAYLRIRDGCFHITVEDESKLVSPKKVESMLISSAVKLSSAALQLAVENNIDVVFLDKFGAPFGRLWHAKLGSTTRIRRGQLVASTSSEGLGYAMRWVQQKLDNQIDFLTTLANKRPAKQEQLGVYISQIQVIRDKLKIVDIKNESTPTQADSANTSNLPLAPCPLPLAADSLRGLEGTAGRIYFEALSFVQPEQFPFHGRSRQPAKDEFNCILNYCYGVLYGLVERGCMLAGLEPYLGFFHADNYNKKSLVFDLIEPYRIWAEETTVYLFSQRQVKKEMFDKIQNGMTLNKEGKQVVIAAFNERLDAALRHQGRNISRRNIIQFDCQAFAQELLKIDLEREPETE
- the cas7i gene encoding type I-B CRISPR-associated protein Cas7/Cst2/DevR; the protein is MKPTAKPNCLTITWLAEASLASFNAGDKEADNLVSLKKITRQDGQYIYISGQAVRRALRDRLEDMGEKLSLVHVEEGQDTKQTAHTQGKPAEFIDDDLFGFMIARKGQAESANKRTAPVRVAPMMSLTPWQGETDFGANFSKMDVDGKPNLFETEIDGGLYRGTLLVELDRIGCDEGYAKGKEDQPEKRVDRVQKLLKATRDLWLSGRQSRFLGDLTPKIVAAALMTAKVPLFLEAVFIGSDGKLNLNGLAEAATDRKDIIVSKIFGGTEKYRPFIPKECEPVTVGEAFEKMSGWITTKLFE